One window of the Shewanella cyperi genome contains the following:
- a CDS encoding phosphatase domain-containing protein, with product MQQVFWLIEGVLAGRSGPNKDAWDPRALRASGIGAVLSVNGGEGCDPKVLAEAGLDYACFPFSTNVPPLPGDDALCAEQAEKALAWLLEHEARGVPVLVHCRNGRDRTGILMACYLMHKGAAPVHAVSQVRSIRETAFSSEGWDQLVYDVLYRMQN from the coding sequence ATGCAACAGGTATTCTGGTTGATTGAAGGTGTGTTGGCCGGTCGCAGTGGTCCCAACAAGGATGCTTGGGATCCCCGTGCCCTGAGGGCGTCCGGCATAGGTGCCGTGCTGTCGGTCAATGGTGGGGAAGGTTGCGATCCAAAGGTGCTGGCGGAGGCCGGTCTGGACTATGCCTGCTTCCCATTTTCCACCAATGTGCCGCCCTTGCCGGGCGATGACGCGCTGTGTGCCGAACAGGCCGAAAAGGCGCTCGCTTGGCTGCTGGAGCATGAAGCGCGCGGTGTACCTGTGCTGGTGCATTGTCGCAACGGCCGGGACAGAACCGGGATCCTGATGGCCTGTTATCTGATGCACAAGGGCGCAGCCCCTGTGCATGCCGTCAGTCAGGTGCGCAGTATCCGCGAGACGGCCTTCAGTTCCGAGGGTTGGGATCAATTGGTTTACGACGTGCTCTACCGGATGCAAAATTAA
- a CDS encoding DNA-3-methyladenine glycosylase 2 family protein — protein sequence MSNLPTPQACREARLSRDARFDGLFFVGVLTTGIYCRPVCPAVAPKEENVRYFASAQAAAHAGLRPCLRCRPESAPGSFAWKGTGTTLERALKLIDQGLLNDSGDNQAMEHLAERLGISSRYLRRLFQEQLGLSPKQYADYQRLLFAKQLLHQTDMKITDVAMAAGFGSLRRFNEVFRDTLQLTPSQLRQKRSVQAQTCLLLNYRPPYDAQAMLAFFRLRAVDGMEWFTSQEGEPCYGRTLRLNGLLAWFEACHEPEQHRFRVRIGLADGSDMSQLRPFVMAIRRILDLDADMDSVARCLPLGLVTEGKALPRLPGAGSMFEAACRAILGQQVSVKQATQLLGKLVRECGERCTVAGRELWFFPAAGALAQATLDELRMPGSRKEALRALGAKLDAEPDMGADAMLAIKGIGPWTVNYARMRGEGDPNVLLVGDLVVRKRLQAVSHRQGEAIDTDALAKQVAPWGSYLTLALWAMEDSPS from the coding sequence ATGTCCAACTTACCTACGCCCCAGGCTTGCCGCGAAGCCAGACTCAGTCGCGATGCCCGCTTTGACGGCCTGTTCTTTGTCGGGGTGCTGACAACGGGCATTTATTGCCGCCCCGTGTGTCCGGCCGTAGCCCCCAAGGAAGAAAACGTGCGTTATTTTGCCAGTGCCCAGGCCGCGGCCCATGCGGGGCTGCGTCCTTGCCTGAGGTGCCGTCCCGAGTCGGCTCCGGGCTCCTTTGCCTGGAAGGGCACGGGCACCACGCTGGAGCGGGCGCTGAAGTTGATTGACCAGGGGCTGCTCAATGACAGCGGCGACAACCAGGCCATGGAACATCTGGCTGAGCGGCTTGGGATCAGCAGTCGCTATTTACGGCGCCTGTTTCAGGAGCAACTGGGGCTGTCGCCAAAGCAATACGCGGATTACCAACGGCTGCTGTTTGCCAAGCAGCTGTTGCATCAAACGGACATGAAAATCACAGACGTGGCCATGGCCGCCGGTTTTGGCAGTCTGCGGCGCTTTAACGAAGTATTCCGTGACACCCTGCAACTGACACCGAGTCAGCTGAGGCAGAAACGCAGTGTGCAGGCACAGACCTGCCTCTTGCTCAACTACCGCCCGCCCTATGATGCGCAGGCCATGCTGGCATTTTTCCGGCTGCGGGCGGTCGATGGCATGGAGTGGTTCACCAGTCAGGAAGGCGAACCCTGTTACGGGCGAACCCTGAGACTCAACGGCCTGTTGGCTTGGTTTGAGGCCTGCCATGAGCCCGAGCAGCACAGATTCAGGGTACGTATCGGCCTTGCCGATGGCAGCGATATGAGTCAGCTGCGCCCCTTTGTCATGGCCATTCGCCGTATCCTGGATCTCGACGCCGATATGGACAGCGTCGCCCGTTGCCTGCCGCTTGGGCTGGTCACCGAAGGCAAGGCGCTGCCGCGTCTGCCGGGGGCCGGCAGCATGTTTGAGGCGGCCTGCCGCGCCATATTGGGGCAACAGGTCAGTGTCAAACAGGCCACCCAATTGCTGGGCAAGCTGGTTCGGGAATGCGGCGAGAGGTGTACCGTGGCCGGGCGTGAACTGTGGTTTTTCCCGGCAGCCGGCGCCCTGGCGCAAGCCACCCTGGATGAGCTGCGGATGCCCGGCAGTCGCAAGGAGGCGCTGCGGGCCCTGGGGGCCAAGTTGGACGCGGAACCCGATATGGGCGCCGATGCCATGCTGGCCATCAAGGGCATAGGCCCCTGGACCGTCAATTACGCCAGAATGCGCGGCGAGGGCGATCCCAATGTGTTGCTGGTGGGCGATCTTGTGGTGCGTAAACGCCTGCAGGCCGTGTCGCATCGCCAGGGGGAGGCCATAGACACGGATGCCCTGGCCAAACAGGTGGCCCCCTGGGGCAGCTACCTGACGTTGGCGCTGTGGGCCATGGAAGACTCGCCGTCATGA
- a CDS encoding ABC transporter ATP-binding protein has product MDKLFSRFERWTNPLPADEATQPPRGLYAFCRHYTRGFELQLIIMSVLTAMLAMLEVSLFGFMGQLVDWLVDKDPSTLFAEEGSTLLWMTLLLLVAIPVLVLLHALIVYQSLLGNYPMAIRWLAHRYLLRQSVSFYHNDFAGRIATKVMQTALAVRETVMKLLDVLVYILVYFSTMVVMIAKADLRLVLPMLLWLCCYIGLQWYFVPRLKRVATEQADARSTMTGRIVDSYTNITTVKLFAHTQREADYAQSSMEGFLQTVYRQMRLVTGINVSVQILNYLLVFCVAAMSIWLWSESAITIGAIAIAVSLALRLNGMSQWIMWEVSSLFENIGTVADGMNTLSKPTQIQDAPDAPPLTVNHGQIDIRNVSFHYGESHGVIEGLDLSIAAGEKVGLVGRSGAGKSTLVNLLMRFHDVERGDICIDGQNITQVNQDSLRAHIGMVTQDTSLLHRSIRENILYGRPDATEEELLQAIRKAQAADFIAELSDPDGHQGLDAKVGERGVKLSGGQRQRIAIARVLLKDAPILILDEATSALDSEVEAAIQESLYQLMEGKTVIAIAHRLSTIAAMDRLIVLDEGRIVEQGSHQQLVKSGGIYAQLWAHQTGGFLGVE; this is encoded by the coding sequence ATGGATAAACTTTTTTCCCGCTTCGAGCGCTGGACCAATCCGCTGCCGGCCGACGAGGCCACGCAGCCGCCCCGCGGCCTTTATGCCTTTTGCCGCCATTACACCCGCGGCTTTGAGCTGCAGTTAATTATCATGTCGGTGCTCACCGCCATGCTGGCCATGCTGGAAGTGTCGCTGTTTGGTTTTATGGGGCAGCTGGTGGATTGGCTGGTGGACAAGGATCCCAGCACCCTGTTCGCCGAGGAAGGCAGTACCCTGCTGTGGATGACGCTGTTGCTGCTGGTCGCCATTCCAGTACTGGTATTACTGCATGCGTTAATTGTCTATCAGAGCCTGCTCGGCAACTACCCCATGGCCATACGTTGGCTCGCCCACAGATATTTACTGCGCCAGAGCGTATCTTTCTATCACAATGATTTTGCTGGTCGCATTGCCACCAAAGTCATGCAGACGGCGCTCGCCGTACGGGAAACCGTCATGAAACTGCTGGACGTGCTGGTCTACATACTGGTGTATTTCTCCACCATGGTGGTGATGATAGCCAAGGCCGATCTGCGCCTGGTGCTGCCCATGTTGCTGTGGCTATGCTGCTATATCGGTCTGCAATGGTATTTCGTTCCCAGACTCAAGCGTGTTGCCACTGAGCAGGCCGACGCCCGCTCCACCATGACAGGCCGCATTGTCGACAGCTACACCAATATCACCACGGTTAAACTGTTCGCCCATACCCAGAGAGAAGCAGATTATGCCCAATCCTCCATGGAGGGCTTTTTGCAGACTGTGTACCGGCAGATGCGCCTGGTGACCGGCATCAACGTCAGCGTGCAGATCCTAAACTACCTGCTGGTTTTTTGCGTCGCCGCCATGTCCATTTGGCTGTGGAGCGAGAGTGCCATCACCATAGGCGCCATCGCCATTGCCGTCAGCTTGGCGCTGCGACTCAACGGCATGTCCCAGTGGATCATGTGGGAAGTCAGCTCGCTGTTTGAAAATATAGGCACAGTGGCCGATGGCATGAATACCCTGTCGAAGCCAACCCAGATCCAAGATGCGCCGGATGCACCGCCGCTGACCGTCAATCACGGCCAGATAGACATACGTAATGTCAGCTTTCACTATGGCGAATCACACGGCGTCATAGAGGGACTGGATTTATCCATCGCCGCCGGCGAAAAGGTCGGCTTGGTGGGCCGCTCCGGCGCCGGCAAGTCAACCCTGGTGAATCTGCTGATGCGCTTCCACGATGTGGAGCGCGGTGACATCTGCATCGATGGCCAAAATATCACCCAGGTCAATCAGGATTCACTGCGGGCCCACATAGGCATGGTGACCCAGGATACCTCGTTGCTGCATCGTTCCATTCGGGAGAACATTCTTTATGGTCGTCCCGATGCCACTGAAGAAGAATTGCTGCAGGCGATCCGCAAGGCCCAGGCAGCAGACTTTATTGCCGAGTTGTCCGATCCCGATGGTCATCAGGGACTGGACGCCAAGGTGGGAGAGCGCGGGGTCAAACTCTCGGGCGGCCAAAGGCAACGTATTGCCATCGCCAGGGTGCTGCTCAAGGATGCGCCGATATTGATCCTGGACGAGGCCACCTCGGCACTGGATTCCGAAGTGGAAGCGGCCATCCAGGAAAGTCTGTATCAACTGATGGAAGGCAAGACTGTGATAGCCATTGCCCACCGCCTGTCGACCATAGCGGCCATGGATCGCCTGATAGTGCTCGATGAAGGCAGAATTGTTGAACAGGGCAGCCACCAGCAACTGGTGAAAAGCGGCGGTATCTATGCCCAGCTTTGGGCACATCAGACTGGTGGCTTCCTCGGCGTAGAATGA
- a CDS encoding DEAD/DEAH box helicase: MIEVSAPDAGFAALTLSAALQERLVALGFKTPTAVQWQAIPKLAAGEDLLAVADTGQGKTAAFALPLLDLLAKGARRRGQGNQVRLLVLVPTRELAQQVASAFESFCETAKGHSAKILAVYGGVSVNSQMLALRGGADVLVATPGRLLDLHGSNAVRFDALEALVLDEADRMLSLGFAEELASIRELLPVKRQTALFSATFGEELQSLLPQWLKPGFQELQLSQPKASTLVQRVITVNKENKAALLASLIKQYDWRQVLVFASAKSSCQHLCTKLAKAGIEAQVFHGDKSQGSRDRTLEDFRSGHTRVLIATDLAGRGIDIDDLPVVINFELPRSPADYMHRIGRSGRAGREGLALSLICHGEYHHFRVIEKKHKLRLEREQIPGFEASADAPEGVDIAKPQAKPEGTGKKKRKNLPPVNAGIWRKPS; this comes from the coding sequence ATGATTGAAGTTTCAGCCCCGGACGCGGGTTTTGCTGCCTTAACCTTATCTGCTGCCCTGCAGGAAAGGCTTGTCGCCTTGGGATTCAAGACCCCAACGGCGGTGCAATGGCAGGCCATCCCCAAGCTGGCGGCAGGTGAAGACCTGCTGGCGGTCGCAGACACGGGCCAGGGCAAGACTGCCGCCTTCGCCTTGCCGCTGCTGGATCTGCTGGCCAAGGGCGCCCGTCGCCGCGGCCAGGGTAATCAGGTACGTCTGTTGGTGTTGGTGCCGACCCGGGAATTGGCGCAGCAGGTTGCCAGCGCGTTCGAAAGTTTCTGCGAAACCGCCAAGGGCCACAGCGCCAAAATCCTTGCCGTCTATGGTGGTGTCTCGGTCAACAGCCAGATGCTGGCACTGCGTGGCGGCGCCGATGTGCTGGTGGCGACGCCTGGACGTTTGCTGGATTTGCACGGCAGCAATGCCGTGCGCTTCGATGCCCTGGAAGCCCTAGTGCTGGATGAGGCAGATCGCATGTTGAGCCTGGGCTTTGCCGAGGAGCTGGCGTCCATCCGTGAACTCCTGCCCGTCAAACGCCAGACGGCGCTGTTTTCCGCCACTTTCGGTGAGGAGCTGCAATCCCTGTTGCCCCAGTGGCTGAAACCGGGATTTCAGGAGCTGCAACTGAGCCAACCCAAGGCCTCCACCCTGGTGCAGCGGGTGATCACAGTCAACAAGGAAAACAAGGCGGCGCTGCTGGCGTCCCTTATCAAACAATACGACTGGCGCCAGGTGCTGGTGTTTGCCAGTGCCAAGAGCAGCTGTCAGCACCTGTGTACCAAGCTCGCCAAGGCCGGCATAGAGGCCCAGGTCTTTCACGGTGACAAGAGCCAGGGCAGTCGTGATCGTACCCTGGAGGATTTTCGCAGCGGCCATACCCGGGTGCTGATCGCCACCGATCTCGCCGGTCGCGGTATCGATATAGATGACCTGCCTGTTGTCATCAATTTTGAGCTGCCCCGCAGTCCGGCGGACTATATGCACCGCATCGGCCGCAGCGGCCGGGCAGGGCGCGAGGGACTGGCGCTGTCGCTGATTTGCCACGGGGAGTATCACCACTTCCGGGTGATAGAAAAGAAACACAAGCTGAGGCTTGAGCGGGAGCAGATCCCGGGCTTTGAGGCCAGCGCCGATGCGCCAGAGGGAGTCGATATCGCCAAACCCCAAGCCAAACCCGAAGGCACCGGCAAGAAAAAGCGTAAAAACTTGCCCCCGGTCAATGCCGGGATCTGGCGCAAACCCTCATAG
- a CDS encoding phospholipase D-like domain-containing protein, whose protein sequence is MVRRGSKRLARLRNRLLTLLGYVPLRDLAKARSAREAQTVESPVMAGPETSPLDLTLLGASRPDQCGALPLYDGVDAMVARLALIRSAKHCIDVQYYLFRHDEVGKLLIWQLLEAADRGVRIRLLLDDTTGMRQDAELRALSSHPQISVRLFNPARLRRWRSLSLLSDFARLNHRMHNKSLTVDGLLAIVGGRNIGREYFGADTELEFGDLDCLLTGPVVQQVSTQFNAFWDGPDTFGIETIRPEDDLGLAALQDDIERARPRLDHSPYLERLASSSLLHALSNRDLGWYWGPASVLSDPAHKARQDSQRDWLIMALAQRMRMVKKQLVIISPYFVPSRAGLELLTSLRNRGVAIRVITNSLAATDVPLVHGKYRGYRRALLQAGVEIYELKSQVRRRRRVWRGSRASLHAKSFVFDDAGLFVGSFNFDPRSAWLNTEMGVMLETPALVANLDQVLSGILARQAYQLIWDAEGMGWRDPQTARVWRREPEAGVWRRLLVTLLAWLPIEKLL, encoded by the coding sequence ATGGTTCGCCGGGGCAGCAAACGCTTGGCACGACTGCGCAATCGACTGCTGACGCTGCTCGGGTATGTGCCCTTGCGGGATCTGGCCAAGGCGCGAAGTGCCCGTGAGGCGCAGACTGTCGAATCACCGGTAATGGCCGGGCCCGAAACTTCCCCCCTGGATTTAACCTTACTCGGCGCCTCTCGACCGGATCAATGCGGCGCACTACCGCTGTACGATGGTGTCGATGCCATGGTGGCCCGCCTGGCGCTGATCCGCAGCGCCAAACATTGTATCGATGTGCAATATTATCTGTTCCGCCACGATGAGGTGGGTAAATTGCTCATCTGGCAACTGCTTGAAGCTGCCGATCGCGGCGTCAGGATCCGTTTGTTGCTCGATGACACCACGGGTATGCGTCAGGATGCCGAGCTGCGCGCCTTGTCCAGTCACCCTCAAATCAGCGTCAGATTGTTCAATCCCGCCCGCCTGCGCCGTTGGCGCTCGCTGTCTTTATTGTCTGATTTCGCCCGCCTCAACCACAGAATGCACAATAAATCGCTGACGGTGGATGGCCTGTTGGCCATAGTCGGTGGCCGTAACATAGGTCGGGAATACTTTGGCGCCGATACCGAACTGGAGTTTGGCGATCTTGATTGCCTGTTGACCGGGCCCGTGGTGCAGCAAGTGTCTACCCAATTCAATGCCTTCTGGGATGGACCCGATACCTTTGGTATAGAGACCATCAGGCCCGAAGATGATTTGGGATTGGCCGCTTTGCAGGACGACATCGAGCGGGCGCGGCCAAGGCTGGACCATTCCCCCTATCTGGAACGCTTGGCAAGCAGCAGTCTGTTACATGCCCTCTCAAATAGAGATTTGGGCTGGTATTGGGGCCCGGCAAGTGTACTCAGTGACCCGGCACACAAGGCAAGGCAGGACAGTCAAAGGGATTGGCTGATAATGGCCCTGGCGCAGCGTATGCGGATGGTCAAAAAGCAACTTGTCATTATTTCTCCCTATTTTGTGCCTTCCCGCGCCGGTCTGGAATTATTGACCTCTCTGCGAAACCGGGGCGTGGCCATCAGGGTGATCACCAACAGCCTGGCGGCAACCGACGTGCCCCTGGTGCATGGCAAGTACCGAGGTTACCGGCGGGCGTTGCTGCAGGCCGGTGTCGAGATTTATGAGCTTAAAAGTCAGGTGCGGCGCCGTCGCCGTGTCTGGCGGGGCTCCCGTGCCAGTCTGCATGCCAAGAGCTTTGTGTTTGATGATGCAGGCTTGTTCGTCGGTTCATTCAATTTCGATCCCCGTTCAGCCTGGCTCAACACAGAAATGGGCGTGATGCTGGAAACCCCGGCCTTGGTGGCTAATCTGGATCAGGTACTGTCAGGGATACTCGCCAGGCAGGCTTATCAGCTGATTTGGGATGCTGAGGGCATGGGCTGGCGGGATCCACAAACCGCTAGGGTGTGGCGCCGGGAGCCCGAGGCCGGTGTCTGGCGCCGCCTGCTGGTGACTTTGCTGGCCTGGTTGCCCATCGAAAAACTTTTATAA
- a CDS encoding chemotaxis protein CheV, translating into MKSKANQSQGLLLFHLSKTQLFAIGTLKIRELVPYSQLNALPQSHPAVMGTATVRGQTIAVVDMAAAVGYPPVTEDERASCYIIITDCQRMLIGFLVRGIDKIIECNWRDIESPPDNLGKQAFLTGVTRYQDRLVQLLDVELLLSKVFPIRDDKRIAILTDVQREQIKPLNILLVDDSKVARKQLSDALDAINIPYQVASNGKDALAIMEQNARDHRPVQLLVSDIEMPGLDGYELAFEVKDNPALSKAYIILHTSLSSEISVSQAHQVGADEALTKFDAQELIAAMLRGAHKVSGN; encoded by the coding sequence ATGAAAAGCAAGGCTAATCAATCGCAAGGACTATTGCTCTTCCATTTGAGCAAGACCCAGCTGTTCGCCATTGGCACCCTGAAGATCCGCGAACTTGTACCCTACAGCCAGCTGAACGCTTTGCCCCAGTCCCATCCTGCCGTGATGGGAACGGCGACGGTAAGGGGCCAAACCATCGCCGTGGTGGACATGGCTGCGGCAGTGGGTTATCCCCCGGTCACAGAGGATGAGCGCGCCAGTTGCTACATCATCATCACCGACTGTCAGCGGATGCTGATAGGTTTTCTGGTGCGGGGCATAGACAAGATCATCGAATGCAACTGGCGTGACATAGAATCGCCACCGGATAACCTCGGCAAACAGGCCTTTCTGACCGGGGTGACCCGCTATCAGGACCGCCTGGTGCAGTTACTGGATGTGGAACTGCTGTTGTCCAAGGTGTTCCCCATTCGGGACGACAAGCGCATCGCCATTTTGACCGATGTGCAGCGGGAACAGATAAAGCCGCTCAACATACTGCTGGTGGACGATTCCAAGGTGGCCCGCAAGCAACTCAGCGACGCACTGGATGCGATCAACATTCCCTATCAGGTTGCCAGTAACGGCAAGGACGCACTGGCCATCATGGAGCAAAATGCCCGGGATCACAGGCCGGTGCAACTCTTGGTCAGTGACATTGAAATGCCCGGCCTGGATGGCTATGAACTGGCCTTTGAGGTTAAGGATAATCCCGCTTTGTCAAAGGCTTATATTATTCTTCATACCTCGCTTTCCAGCGAGATCAGCGTCAGTCAGGCCCATCAGGTGGGGGCCGATGAGGCGCTCACCAAATTTGACGCCCAGGAGCTTATCGCTGCCATGTTGCGTGGTGCACACAAGGTCAGCGGTAATTGA
- a CDS encoding methylated-DNA--[protein]-cysteine S-methyltransferase, translating into MKPLSSNRICWQAAAEVLATAEYQSPVGWLYLAAGAAGLTHLTAAPLTGIALGQGDEAALASAKGHLAEAKVQLDEYFAGQRLGFELMLAPKGTAFQRRVWQALVAIAPGATCSYSELADEIGNPKAVRAVGSANGANPIAIIVPCHRVLGKSGKLVGYAWGLTMKQALLDLETPAAG; encoded by the coding sequence ATGAAACCACTCAGCAGCAACCGCATTTGCTGGCAGGCCGCGGCCGAGGTGCTGGCCACCGCCGAGTATCAGTCTCCCGTGGGGTGGCTGTATTTGGCGGCAGGTGCCGCAGGATTAACCCATTTGACGGCGGCCCCCTTGACCGGGATTGCGTTGGGGCAGGGGGACGAAGCGGCCCTGGCAAGTGCCAAAGGACACCTTGCTGAGGCGAAAGTGCAACTCGATGAGTATTTTGCCGGCCAGCGCCTTGGCTTTGAGTTGATGCTGGCTCCCAAGGGCACCGCCTTTCAGCGCCGGGTCTGGCAAGCCTTGGTGGCCATAGCCCCCGGCGCCACCTGCAGTTACAGCGAACTGGCCGATGAGATAGGCAATCCCAAGGCGGTGCGGGCCGTGGGCAGCGCCAACGGCGCCAATCCGATAGCCATTATCGTGCCCTGCCACAGGGTGTTAGGCAAAAGCGGCAAGCTGGTGGGCTATGCCTGGGGTCTGACGATGAAGCAGGCGCTGCTGGATCTGGAAACTCCGGCAGCTGGATAA